From the genome of Leptotrichia hongkongensis, one region includes:
- the ribD gene encoding bifunctional diaminohydroxyphosphoribosylaminopyrimidine deaminase/5-amino-6-(5-phosphoribosylamino)uracil reductase RibD, with protein sequence MSENIDEKYMKIAIELAKKGAGSVNPNPMVGAVVVQNGKIIGTGYHKYFGGPHAEVYALDEASKNSKDLSDATIYVTLEPCSHYGKTPPCAEKIVKLGLKRCVIGSSDPNPKVAGKGIQILRNAGIEVTENILKEECDKINQVFFKYIMTKLPYLFLKCAITLDGKIATKTDNSKWITNEAAREKVQFYRNKFMGIMVGINTVLADNPSLTARIENGVNPYRIIIDPHLKTEKFHNIIKENIDEKTIIITSEKNKNSEKQLDFSENSKVKFVFLNGTKFSFKEILEKIGTFEIDSILLEGGQSLISQAFEEDIVDAGEIFIANKILGDIEGKSFIAGFDKKNMNEAIVLKNVKYNVYGENVGMEFLQKNYS encoded by the coding sequence ATGAGTGAAAATATTGATGAAAAATATATGAAAATAGCAATTGAACTAGCAAAAAAAGGTGCTGGATCAGTAAATCCCAATCCAATGGTTGGAGCTGTTGTCGTTCAAAACGGAAAAATTATTGGAACTGGCTATCACAAGTATTTTGGAGGACCTCACGCCGAAGTTTACGCCTTGGATGAAGCTTCAAAAAACTCTAAAGATTTGTCAGATGCAACAATTTATGTTACATTGGAACCTTGCTCGCATTATGGAAAAACACCGCCTTGTGCAGAAAAAATTGTAAAATTGGGACTAAAAAGATGTGTTATCGGCTCGTCTGACCCAAATCCAAAAGTAGCTGGAAAAGGTATACAAATATTGAGAAATGCTGGAATTGAAGTTACTGAAAATATTTTGAAAGAAGAATGCGACAAAATAAACCAAGTGTTTTTCAAATATATTATGACAAAATTACCATATTTATTCTTAAAATGTGCGATTACTCTAGATGGAAAAATTGCTACAAAAACAGACAATTCCAAATGGATTACAAACGAAGCGGCACGTGAAAAAGTGCAATTTTATCGAAATAAATTTATGGGAATAATGGTTGGGATAAATACTGTCCTAGCCGATAATCCAAGTCTTACTGCGAGAATTGAAAACGGTGTAAATCCATACAGAATAATTATTGATCCGCATTTAAAAACTGAAAAATTTCATAACATCATTAAAGAAAATATTGATGAGAAAACAATAATTATTACATCAGAAAAAAATAAAAATTCTGAAAAGCAGTTAGATTTTTCTGAAAATAGCAAGGTTAAATTTGTATTTTTAAATGGTACAAAATTCAGCTTTAAAGAAATTCTTGAAAAAATTGGAACCTTTGAGATTGACTCAATTTTATTAGAAGGTGGTCAATCTCTTATTTCACAGGCATTTGAAGAAGATATTGTAGATGCTGGAGAAATTTTCATTGCTAATAAAATTTTAGGCGATATTGAAGGAAAATCTTTTATTGCTGGATTTGATAAGAAAAATATGAATGAAGCTATTGTTTTAAAAAATGTAAAATATAATGTTTATGGTGAAAATGTTGGAATGGAATTTTTACAAAAAAATTATAGTTAA
- the ribH gene encoding 6,7-dimethyl-8-ribityllumazine synthase, translating to MRTFEGKFDGRNVKIAIVAGRFNEFITSKLIGGALDVLKRNDVSEKNIDIAWVPGAFEIPLIAKKLANTQKYDAIITLGAVIKGSTPHFDYVCAEVSKGVAQISLQSELPVIFGVLTTNNIEEAIERAGTKAGNKGADAAFSAIEMINLIKEIG from the coding sequence ATGAGAACTTTTGAAGGAAAATTTGATGGAAGAAATGTAAAAATAGCTATTGTAGCTGGAAGATTTAATGAATTCATTACTTCAAAATTGATTGGAGGGGCTTTGGATGTATTAAAAAGAAATGATGTTTCTGAAAAAAATATTGATATTGCTTGGGTTCCAGGAGCTTTTGAAATACCGCTAATTGCAAAAAAATTAGCAAATACACAAAAATATGATGCAATAATTACTCTTGGAGCTGTTATAAAAGGTTCTACACCACATTTTGACTATGTTTGTGCAGAAGTTTCAAAAGGAGTTGCCCAAATTTCATTGCAAAGTGAATTACCTGTAATTTTTGGAGTTTTAACTACAAACAATATTGAAGAAGCTATTGAAAGAGCTGGAACAAAAGCTGGAAATAAAGGGGCAGATGCTGCATTTTCTGCAATCGAAATGATTAATTTAATAAAAGAAATTGGATAA